A genomic window from Candidatus Thiocaldithrix dubininis includes:
- a CDS encoding IS982 family transposase, whose amino-acid sequence MLTRLFCEIDDFCQGFLPHWKASVLEPPTTRPKRNRPCGLSLSEVMTIWVHYHQSGYHTFKWYYLKHVQVYLKSAFPQLPSYQRFIERVPDVLVPLTRFMQSRCEASRGIAFIDSTPLRVCDNIRIPRHKTFANTAGRGKSSTGWFYGFKLHLVVNDQGGIVSFALSAGNVDDRQPVPTLMKSVVGKVFGDAGYLSQALAQQLAQQGIEWITSLRKNMKQVVRSTFDQLLLRKRFIIETINDQLKNQSQIEHSRHRSLPHYVAHVIAGLIAYSYQAKKPSLNLNINALAIL is encoded by the coding sequence ATGTTAACACGACTGTTCTGCGAGATAGATGATTTTTGCCAAGGCTTTTTACCGCATTGGAAAGCGAGTGTATTAGAACCCCCGACCACCCGCCCAAAGCGGAATCGTCCGTGTGGTTTAAGTCTGAGTGAAGTGATGACGATTTGGGTACATTACCATCAATCAGGCTATCACACCTTCAAGTGGTATTACCTCAAACATGTTCAAGTCTATTTGAAGTCGGCTTTTCCTCAGTTGCCCAGTTATCAACGGTTTATTGAGCGCGTTCCCGATGTATTAGTGCCGCTGACGCGGTTCATGCAATCCCGCTGTGAAGCCAGTCGCGGAATTGCCTTCATTGACTCCACCCCCTTACGCGTCTGTGACAATATTCGGATTCCCCGTCATAAGACCTTTGCCAATACCGCAGGACGAGGGAAGTCATCCACCGGCTGGTTCTATGGCTTCAAGCTGCATCTCGTGGTGAATGATCAAGGTGGTATCGTGTCCTTTGCCTTAAGTGCGGGTAATGTCGATGATCGCCAACCCGTTCCCACCCTGATGAAATCCGTGGTTGGCAAAGTCTTTGGGGATGCAGGCTATCTCTCTCAGGCATTGGCTCAACAACTCGCTCAGCAAGGCATTGAATGGATTACCTCGTTACGGAAAAATATGAAACAGGTCGTGCGTTCTACTTTCGATCAATTGCTCTTGCGTAAGCGTTTTATCATCGAAACCATTAACGATCAGTTGAAAAATCAATCGCAAATTGAGCATTCTCGCCATCGTTCACTGCCTCATTATGTCGCTCATGTCATCGCCGGGCTTATTGCGTATTCCTATCAAGCGAAGAAACCCTCATTGAACTTAAATATCAATGCGTTAGCCATACTCTAA
- a CDS encoding polysaccharide biosynthesis tyrosine autokinase, whose protein sequence is MQNDKRFHNTTLQAEHHPSDVLKVQDSLDLREFWKTLVRRKKLLASLIGGTIALTIILTFMSQPVYRATATLQIERESTKVIDVEFFNNGDIRDTRDFYQTQFELIRSRALAAQVIKDLNLKDQFASPSAIVRVKQWLGLDSSNNQERELENKILENLSVEPIMNSRLVAVHYDGSTPEQAAQIANAVVKAFEKRNIERRVTDTQEAKQYLTKSVEEAKAKLEDSEQRLNQYARDHEIFQIDDAEATTTSSFALKNLSEELVQAQKQRIEKESKYELLSDKNRKLADRIGVLEDNAAYLQALSQRLDKLKAQYDKQPSASLRTQIKNLETQIDVEVSTKLASLKGEYESAKKKEGLLHEGIAKAKSEAMQEQDKAIAYGTLKREVTTNQQLYQNLLQRLKEVSIAGGVGANNVTVIDKAEIPLKKFKPNLATNLAFGALLGLLMGVAAVFLREFLDDTVKDINTLERETRLPVLGIVPAVLNNTPSQMAQLTIKSPKSNVAESFRSLRTALRFLLKDENKGIIFVTSACAGEGKTTTVVNLASAYASAGNKVLVIDADLRNPALHKTLAMKPTYGLADYLLGKIEATDLVQATSIPNLFIIAAGTSPEDPAELLSSERMHSLLDLAREHYDQIILDGPPVVGLADALVLSSAANVTLMAVRSESTRTGAVLNALKRLRQSQANVAGILLNRVDMSKGSGYGYDYNDYYYKHRTGDAKTTHSKTVTSTLRSLKLM, encoded by the coding sequence ATGCAAAACGATAAACGCTTTCACAATACTACCCTTCAAGCAGAACATCACCCCAGTGATGTTTTAAAAGTACAGGATAGTCTGGATTTACGCGAATTTTGGAAAACCTTAGTTCGTCGTAAAAAATTATTGGCTTCTCTGATCGGCGGTACAATTGCGTTAACGATCATTTTAACGTTTATGAGCCAGCCTGTTTATAGAGCCACAGCAACCCTGCAAATTGAACGTGAATCCACCAAGGTTATTGATGTTGAATTCTTCAATAATGGGGATATTCGCGATACGCGTGATTTCTACCAAACCCAGTTTGAACTGATACGTAGTCGAGCCTTGGCTGCTCAAGTGATCAAGGATTTAAATCTCAAAGATCAATTCGCTTCGCCATCTGCAATCGTTAGAGTCAAACAATGGCTAGGGCTTGATTCCTCAAACAATCAAGAAAGAGAATTAGAAAACAAAATTCTAGAGAACCTAAGCGTTGAACCTATCATGAATTCGCGTTTAGTAGCGGTGCATTACGACGGCTCAACGCCCGAACAAGCGGCACAAATTGCTAATGCGGTTGTTAAAGCCTTTGAAAAGCGCAATATTGAGCGCCGGGTAACTGACACTCAAGAAGCTAAGCAATATCTGACTAAAAGTGTTGAAGAAGCTAAGGCAAAACTAGAAGATTCTGAACAACGCCTCAATCAATATGCCCGCGATCATGAAATTTTCCAAATTGATGATGCAGAAGCAACCACTACTTCATCCTTTGCCTTAAAAAATCTTTCAGAAGAATTAGTACAAGCGCAGAAGCAACGCATTGAAAAAGAAAGTAAATATGAATTGCTATCAGATAAAAATAGAAAGTTAGCGGATCGTATCGGTGTACTTGAAGACAATGCGGCGTATTTACAAGCCTTGAGCCAGCGCTTGGATAAGCTTAAAGCTCAATACGATAAACAACCTTCCGCTAGCTTACGTACCCAAATTAAAAACCTCGAAACGCAAATTGATGTAGAGGTTTCTACTAAATTGGCCTCCCTTAAAGGCGAGTACGAAAGTGCGAAAAAGAAAGAGGGGTTATTGCATGAAGGCATTGCTAAAGCCAAATCCGAAGCCATGCAAGAACAAGACAAAGCGATTGCTTACGGTACACTGAAACGTGAAGTCACCACCAATCAGCAGCTTTATCAAAACTTATTGCAACGCTTGAAAGAAGTCAGCATTGCAGGTGGAGTGGGCGCAAACAATGTTACGGTGATTGATAAAGCCGAAATACCTTTAAAGAAATTCAAACCTAATTTGGCTACCAATCTAGCGTTTGGCGCATTACTGGGTTTATTAATGGGTGTGGCTGCGGTGTTCTTACGTGAATTCTTAGACGATACGGTTAAGGATATTAATACGCTAGAACGCGAAACACGCTTGCCTGTTTTGGGTATTGTGCCCGCAGTCTTAAACAATACCCCTAGTCAAATGGCACAGTTAACCATTAAGTCGCCCAAATCAAACGTAGCAGAATCCTTCCGTTCATTGCGTACCGCGTTGCGCTTCTTACTCAAGGATGAAAATAAAGGTATTATTTTCGTAACCAGTGCTTGTGCAGGTGAAGGTAAAACCACAACAGTAGTTAATCTAGCCAGTGCTTATGCGAGTGCAGGCAATAAAGTGTTAGTAATTGATGCTGATTTGCGTAACCCTGCTTTGCATAAAACCTTAGCCATGAAACCCACCTACGGTTTGGCGGATTACTTGTTAGGTAAAATTGAAGCCACTGATTTAGTACAAGCTACCAGCATTCCTAACTTGTTTATTATTGCAGCGGGTACATCCCCAGAAGATCCAGCCGAATTATTATCTTCTGAGCGTATGCATAGCTTATTAGATCTTGCTAGAGAACATTATGATCAAATTATTCTGGATGGTCCGCCTGTGGTGGGTTTAGCTGATGCGTTAGTACTATCCTCTGCGGCTAATGTTACATTAATGGCAGTACGTTCAGAAAGCACTCGCACAGGTGCGGTCTTAAATGCGCTGAAGCGCTTACGTCAATCACAAGCCAATGTAGCCGGTATCTTATTAAACCGGGTTGATATGTCTAAAGGCAGTGGTTATGGCTATGATTATAACGACTATTATTATAAACATCGGACTGGCGATGCTAAAACTACCCATTCAAAAACTGTAACTTCTACATTGCGTAGTTTAAAATTGATGTAA